A single genomic interval of Granulicella tundricola MP5ACTX9 harbors:
- the lptF gene encoding LPS export ABC transporter permease LptF, with translation MRLLTRYILREVLSHALLGGVLFTFVLFTSRLGKILEIVVRNSASLSDVARLIAYFLPEALIVTIPMAVLVGILLGLSRLAADSEITAMRASGMGALDFVRIVSLVSIGALALGLFNSLYLAPRSAANLLALENSLKYSQASFEVEPRVFDEDFKNIVLYVQDVRPGSGAALWRHVFVADLTEPSAPKITTADQALVTSAGPGNLNLHLTDGAQHQISPTDANQYNISTFQVTDIPMQTGAQEDAHLSRSDTPILALSLPELIQRGNQAAAPGPKHDVRAARLYKIELNKRFSYPFACLVLMLVGVPLGLSSKRGGKSTGFVLTILLVFVYYFLSSVGVALANQGKLPPVLGVWGANLIFAAFGALLLQQLSRGGVALSIFSSIGSTISRAFERYRPGQGEENDLSNSIPQRLRSLLHIRFPLILDDYIMREFGATFALVLAAFSMVFLIFTFFELIGDIIRNRIAFVTVGDYLLNLIPYILYNVTPLCVLVAVLVTFGSLAKTSEFTAMKASGVSLYRVVTPVLVLTAVIACSLFAFDEFYLPQANRRQEALRSVIKGKPAQTFLRPDRQWISGQTVLDPISLAQSRSWAPIAPAVVHIGDTAKQPARIFYYQFFDPDHDAFANLTVFEFDPATFTLTRRIFAESAKWDSNVNQWIFENGWSRTFSGEVADTYKPFTLANFPEIHEQPQYFKKEDRQSQQMSFGELSSYISDLRQSGFNTMRLSVQLNRKLAYPAITLVMAILAIPFALSSGKRGGVTGFAIAILLAVVYLGVSSLFEAMGNVNTLPPMLAAWTPDLLFTFAGAYFLLRTPT, from the coding sequence ATGCGTCTTCTTACCCGGTACATCCTCCGCGAGGTCCTCTCACACGCCCTGCTCGGCGGCGTTCTCTTCACCTTCGTCCTCTTCACCAGCCGCCTTGGCAAGATCCTCGAGATCGTCGTCCGCAACTCCGCTTCGCTCTCGGATGTAGCCCGCCTCATCGCCTACTTCCTTCCCGAAGCCCTCATCGTCACCATCCCCATGGCTGTCCTGGTCGGCATTCTGCTGGGCCTTTCCCGCCTCGCCGCAGATTCCGAGATTACCGCCATGCGCGCCTCCGGCATGGGTGCGCTGGACTTCGTCCGCATCGTGTCCCTAGTCTCGATCGGTGCGTTGGCGCTGGGTCTCTTCAACTCCCTCTACCTTGCCCCTCGATCCGCCGCCAACCTCCTTGCGCTGGAGAACTCCCTCAAGTACTCCCAGGCCTCCTTTGAGGTAGAGCCGCGGGTCTTCGACGAAGACTTCAAGAACATCGTGCTCTACGTGCAGGACGTCCGCCCCGGCTCCGGTGCGGCGCTCTGGCGTCACGTCTTCGTCGCCGATCTCACAGAACCTTCGGCACCCAAGATCACCACCGCAGATCAGGCTCTCGTCACCTCAGCCGGCCCCGGCAACCTGAACCTCCACCTGACCGATGGCGCCCAGCACCAGATCTCCCCCACAGACGCCAACCAGTACAACATCTCCACCTTCCAGGTCACCGACATCCCCATGCAGACCGGAGCCCAGGAGGACGCGCACCTCTCCCGCTCCGACACCCCCATCCTGGCCCTGTCGCTCCCAGAGCTCATCCAACGCGGCAACCAGGCCGCCGCCCCGGGCCCCAAGCACGACGTCCGCGCCGCACGCCTGTACAAGATCGAGTTAAACAAGCGCTTCTCCTACCCCTTCGCCTGCCTGGTCCTCATGCTCGTCGGGGTTCCACTAGGCCTGAGCTCAAAGCGCGGTGGCAAATCCACCGGCTTCGTCCTCACTATCCTGCTGGTCTTCGTCTACTACTTCCTCTCATCCGTTGGCGTAGCCCTTGCCAACCAGGGCAAGCTGCCGCCGGTCCTCGGCGTCTGGGGAGCGAACCTGATCTTCGCCGCCTTCGGTGCCCTGCTCCTTCAGCAACTCTCCCGCGGCGGCGTGGCGCTCTCAATCTTTTCCTCGATCGGCTCAACCATCTCCCGCGCCTTTGAGCGTTACCGCCCCGGCCAGGGTGAAGAGAACGATCTTTCTAATTCCATCCCTCAACGCCTGCGCTCTCTCCTGCACATCCGCTTTCCTTTGATTTTGGACGACTACATCATGCGTGAGTTCGGAGCTACCTTCGCGCTCGTCCTCGCCGCCTTCTCCATGGTCTTCCTCATCTTCACCTTCTTCGAGCTCATCGGAGACATCATCCGCAACCGCATCGCCTTCGTCACCGTAGGCGACTATCTCCTCAACCTCATCCCCTACATCCTCTACAACGTCACGCCTCTCTGCGTCCTCGTCGCCGTCCTCGTCACCTTCGGCTCCCTCGCCAAGACCTCCGAGTTCACCGCCATGAAGGCCTCCGGAGTATCGCTCTATCGCGTCGTCACCCCCGTCCTCGTCCTGACCGCCGTGATCGCCTGCTCGCTCTTCGCCTTCGACGAGTTCTATCTGCCGCAGGCCAATCGCCGCCAGGAAGCCCTCCGCTCCGTCATCAAGGGCAAGCCCGCCCAGACCTTCCTGCGCCCAGACCGCCAATGGATCTCCGGCCAGACCGTCCTCGATCCCATCAGCCTGGCACAGTCGCGAAGCTGGGCTCCCATCGCACCAGCGGTCGTTCACATCGGCGATACAGCGAAGCAGCCCGCCCGCATCTTTTACTACCAGTTCTTCGACCCTGACCACGACGCCTTCGCCAATCTCACCGTCTTCGAGTTCGATCCCGCGACCTTTACCCTCACCCGCCGCATCTTCGCGGAATCAGCCAAGTGGGACTCGAACGTCAACCAGTGGATCTTTGAGAACGGCTGGTCGCGCACCTTTTCCGGAGAGGTGGCCGATACCTACAAGCCTTTCACCCTGGCCAACTTCCCTGAGATACACGAGCAGCCGCAGTACTTCAAGAAAGAAGATCGCCAATCCCAGCAGATGAGCTTCGGAGAACTCTCCAGCTACATCTCGGATCTTCGCCAGTCGGGCTTCAATACCATGCGGCTCTCTGTACAGCTCAACCGCAAACTGGCGTATCCGGCCATTACCTTGGTCATGGCGATTCTGGCCATCCCCTTTGCGCTCTCCAGCGGCAAGCGAGGCGGGGTCACAGGCTTCGCCATCGCGATTCTGCTGGCCGTCGTGTATCTGGGAGTGTCGAGCCTATTTGAAGCCATGGGCAACGTGAACACCTTGCCCCCCATGCTCGCCGCCTGGACGCCAGATCTACTCTTCACCTTCGCCGGGGCCTACTTCCTGCTCCGCACTCCCACCTAG
- the yiaK gene encoding 3-dehydro-L-gulonate 2-dehydrogenase, translating into MLRVSYADLEQALTSTLIPLGFTPARAGLCARLFTETTCDGVYTHGLNRFPRFLATIRNGVVNPTAEPTLTSAFGAIERWHGNRGAGNLNAHASMARAIALARTHGIGCVALAQTNHWMRGGTYGWQAADQGLFAISFTNTLPNLPVWGSSAPTLGNNPLVLAIPRPEGRNIVLDMAMSQYSYGTLTAYAKRGAQLPYPGGFDAQGNMTTDPAAIEQTARALPIGLWKGSGLSLTLDLIAAMLSGGLATHQIETDSLKETGLSQLFLAIDPTHITDPEALAQTATQAIADLQSATPIDPSRPPRYPGEETLRLREENLRLGIPVEEEIWNSLAKS; encoded by the coding sequence ATGCTCAGAGTCTCGTACGCCGACCTGGAACAAGCCCTCACCAGCACCCTTATTCCCCTGGGCTTCACTCCAGCCCGTGCCGGACTCTGCGCCCGCCTCTTCACCGAGACCACCTGCGACGGCGTCTACACCCACGGCCTAAACCGCTTCCCCCGCTTCCTCGCCACCATCCGCAACGGCGTCGTCAACCCCACCGCCGAGCCCACCCTCACCTCCGCCTTCGGGGCCATCGAGCGCTGGCACGGCAACCGCGGCGCCGGCAACCTCAACGCCCACGCCTCCATGGCCCGCGCCATCGCCCTCGCCCGCACCCACGGCATAGGCTGCGTAGCGCTCGCCCAGACCAACCACTGGATGCGCGGTGGAACCTACGGCTGGCAAGCGGCGGACCAGGGCCTCTTCGCCATCTCCTTCACCAACACCCTTCCCAACCTCCCTGTCTGGGGCTCGTCCGCTCCCACCCTCGGCAACAACCCGTTAGTACTGGCCATCCCCCGGCCCGAAGGCCGCAACATCGTGCTCGACATGGCCATGAGCCAATACTCCTACGGCACCCTGACCGCCTACGCCAAACGCGGAGCACAACTTCCCTACCCCGGCGGCTTCGATGCCCAGGGCAACATGACCACGGACCCCGCTGCCATCGAGCAGACCGCCCGGGCCCTCCCCATCGGCCTCTGGAAGGGCTCCGGCCTCTCCCTCACGCTGGATCTCATTGCGGCTATGCTCTCCGGCGGCCTTGCCACTCACCAGATTGAGACGGACTCCCTCAAAGAGACAGGGCTATCCCAGCTCTTCCTGGCCATAGACCCCACGCACATCACAGACCCCGAAGCCCTGGCTCAGACCGCCACCCAGGCCATCGCGGACCTACAATCCGCCACCCCGATAGACCCCAGCCGTCCCCCACGCTACCCCGGCGAAGAAACCCTCCGCCTACGCGAAGAAAATCTTCGACTCGGCATTCCGGTCGAGGAAGAGATATGGAACTCCCTCGCCAAAAGCTGA
- a CDS encoding glucose 1-dehydrogenase gives MPSPSTLPQSFRLDGKVALITGSASGLGAAIATALAQAGATVACHGNRRPATETAEAIGGQAADFRADLSSTTGPEDLFAQVHAKFGKVDILVNNAGTIHRDAAEDTTLESWQQVLQVNLTSVFQLSQFVAKDLIARSAPGKILNIASLLSFQGGIRVPAYAASKGGVAQLTKALANEWAPKNIQVNAIAPGYFATTNTEALQADETRNRQILERIPAGRWGQPEDLAGAALFLTSRASDYVTGTVLTVDGGWMGR, from the coding sequence ATGCCCTCTCCAAGCACCCTCCCCCAATCCTTCCGCCTCGACGGCAAAGTAGCCCTCATCACCGGCTCCGCCAGCGGCCTCGGAGCCGCCATCGCCACCGCGCTCGCGCAGGCCGGAGCCACCGTAGCCTGCCACGGCAACCGCCGCCCCGCCACAGAAACCGCAGAAGCCATCGGCGGACAAGCCGCAGACTTCCGAGCCGACCTCTCCAGCACCACCGGCCCCGAAGACCTCTTCGCACAAGTCCACGCCAAATTCGGAAAGGTAGACATCCTCGTCAATAACGCCGGAACGATCCACCGCGACGCCGCCGAAGACACCACCCTCGAATCCTGGCAGCAGGTCCTCCAGGTCAACCTCACCAGCGTCTTCCAGCTCAGCCAGTTCGTCGCCAAAGACCTCATTGCTCGCAGCGCACCGGGCAAGATCCTCAACATCGCCTCCCTGCTCAGCTTCCAGGGCGGCATCCGGGTCCCCGCCTACGCAGCCTCCAAGGGCGGCGTCGCACAACTCACCAAGGCCCTTGCCAACGAGTGGGCCCCGAAAAATATCCAGGTCAACGCCATCGCGCCCGGCTACTTCGCCACCACCAACACGGAAGCCCTCCAGGCCGACGAGACCCGCAACCGCCAGATCCTCGAGCGCATCCCCGCCGGTCGCTGGGGCCAGCCCGAAGACCTGGCCGGAGCCGCCCTCTTCCTCACCTCCCGCGCCTCCGACTACGTCACCGGAACCGTCCTGACCGTCGACGGAGGCTGGATGGGCCGCTAA
- a CDS encoding RidA family protein — protein sequence MSIEARLAELGLTLPAHPAPGGNYVPAKTIGNMVFLSGVVSSNTDGLITGTAGLDAGIEEGYAAARACVLSHLTVLKRHLGSLDEIQQIVSLNGYVNAVNGFPDAPKIINGASDLLVEIFGEPGRHVRAALGVNALPRNALVELQMTVAIA from the coding sequence ATGAGCATCGAAGCCCGCCTCGCAGAATTAGGCCTCACCCTCCCCGCACATCCCGCACCCGGCGGCAACTACGTCCCCGCCAAGACCATCGGCAACATGGTCTTCCTTTCAGGTGTCGTCTCGTCAAACACCGACGGCCTCATCACCGGCACCGCCGGACTCGACGCCGGCATTGAAGAGGGCTATGCAGCCGCCCGAGCCTGCGTCCTCAGCCACCTCACCGTCCTCAAGCGCCACCTCGGGTCATTGGACGAAATCCAGCAGATCGTCAGCCTCAACGGCTACGTCAACGCCGTCAACGGCTTCCCCGACGCTCCCAAAATCATCAACGGAGCCTCAGACCTCCTCGTAGAAATCTTCGGCGAACCCGGCCGCCACGTCCGCGCGGCCCTCGGCGTCAACGCCCTCCCCCGCAACGCCCTCGTAGAACTCCAGATGACCGTAGCCATCGCATAG
- a CDS encoding TIGR03435 family protein yields the protein MRAAVALFAFLTVSSLAQAPAASKSFVIADVHVSPFNANPFMHGNSTQGDRYFLTQASMLDLIATAYGVDAANVQGGPTWLERDRYDLRAKVPAKITPDDIKLMLRGMLAERFHLVVKAGSAPLPAYVLTSEAGKPKIRESEGTDEGRCMPAPPPPNQPAGAPSYRILNCKNMAIPALADTIHLFAGDYLGQPVVDETRLAGTYDFTLKWSGKDQLEKQGADGISIFAAMEKQLGLKLELKTAPRPVFQVASVDEIPTPNAANIAEALPEPPASPFEVATIKPSTPGAEGYGRITGDQIETRAIPLMFLIRFGWDLNPNNKESVVNAPAWLDSTKFDIVAKAGANVRVDKFASGNLINYEDLRNMVRAMVADRFQMKWHMEDRPITAYTLTAMKPKLKPTTDPTERTKCKEGPGPDGKDPRVTSSVLNRLVTCQNMTLAQIGDELQRVANGYIYNTVVDGTGIKGSYDFTLSFSSADKVQPGAGDAAVGSDPNGALSVFDAVSRQLGLKLEKTKRPSPVLVIDHIEETPTEN from the coding sequence ATGCGAGCAGCCGTTGCCCTCTTTGCGTTTTTGACCGTCTCGTCGCTGGCCCAAGCCCCGGCTGCGTCCAAGTCGTTCGTGATCGCGGATGTTCATGTCAGCCCGTTCAATGCGAACCCGTTTATGCATGGAAACTCGACCCAGGGGGATCGTTACTTTCTGACGCAGGCCTCGATGCTGGATCTGATTGCGACCGCGTATGGGGTGGATGCAGCGAACGTGCAGGGAGGGCCGACGTGGCTGGAGCGCGATCGTTACGACCTTCGCGCGAAGGTTCCTGCGAAGATCACGCCGGACGACATCAAGCTGATGCTGCGTGGGATGCTGGCCGAGCGTTTTCACCTGGTGGTGAAGGCTGGGAGCGCTCCACTGCCGGCGTATGTCCTCACGTCCGAGGCAGGAAAACCGAAGATTAGGGAGTCAGAGGGCACCGACGAAGGGCGTTGCATGCCCGCGCCTCCGCCGCCGAACCAGCCTGCCGGCGCACCGTCCTACCGAATACTGAACTGCAAGAACATGGCCATCCCGGCCCTTGCGGATACGATCCACCTTTTTGCGGGAGACTACCTGGGGCAGCCGGTCGTGGACGAGACCAGGCTTGCCGGAACGTATGATTTCACGCTCAAGTGGTCTGGCAAGGACCAGCTTGAAAAGCAGGGAGCCGATGGCATCTCCATCTTTGCCGCCATGGAGAAGCAACTGGGGCTGAAGCTGGAGCTCAAGACTGCGCCGCGTCCGGTCTTCCAGGTTGCGAGTGTCGATGAGATTCCTACGCCGAACGCGGCCAATATCGCGGAGGCTCTGCCTGAGCCGCCTGCGTCGCCGTTTGAGGTTGCCACGATCAAGCCCAGTACCCCGGGTGCGGAAGGGTATGGCCGGATTACGGGCGACCAGATCGAGACTCGTGCCATCCCGTTGATGTTTCTGATTCGCTTCGGCTGGGACCTGAACCCGAACAACAAGGAGAGCGTCGTCAACGCTCCTGCGTGGCTGGACAGCACGAAGTTCGACATTGTGGCGAAGGCCGGAGCCAATGTGCGGGTGGACAAGTTCGCGTCTGGCAACCTGATCAACTATGAGGATCTACGCAACATGGTTCGAGCGATGGTGGCGGACCGTTTTCAGATGAAGTGGCACATGGAGGATCGGCCCATTACGGCCTATACGCTGACGGCGATGAAGCCGAAACTAAAGCCGACGACTGACCCCACCGAGCGGACCAAGTGCAAGGAAGGTCCGGGTCCGGATGGGAAGGACCCGCGGGTTACGAGTTCTGTCCTGAACCGACTGGTCACCTGCCAGAACATGACGCTGGCGCAGATTGGCGATGAGTTACAGCGTGTGGCCAACGGTTATATCTACAACACTGTCGTGGACGGGACCGGGATCAAGGGGTCGTATGACTTCACGCTGAGCTTCAGCTCTGCGGATAAGGTGCAGCCGGGGGCTGGCGATGCGGCGGTCGGCTCCGATCCGAACGGTGCGTTGTCGGTGTTCGATGCGGTTAGTCGGCAACTTGGGTTGAAGTTGGAGAAGACGAAAAGGCCTTCTCCGGTGCTGGTGATCGATCATATTGAGGAGACGCCTACGGAGAACTGA
- a CDS encoding SDR family NAD(P)-dependent oxidoreductase: MSNPSTSSKGTALITGASTGIGAVYADRLAKRGYDLILIARNGKLLNELAASLSAATGRKVEALPADLTNKADLRKIEERLKTDTSITTLINNAGFGGVSTLLDSNVDEMENMIELNITALLRLTKAVVPGLLERKNGAIINIASIVALNPELLNGVYSGTKAFVLNLTQSLHKEVSSKGIQLQAVLPGATASEFWDRAGVGGHQNLPSEIVMSSEEMVDASLVAFDRGELVTIPALPNIADWDKFEAARIALAPNLSHKHSAERYGVRETAKL, translated from the coding sequence ATGTCGAATCCAAGCACTTCCTCAAAAGGCACAGCCCTGATCACGGGAGCATCCACCGGCATTGGTGCCGTCTACGCAGACCGTCTCGCCAAACGCGGCTACGATCTCATCCTGATCGCTCGCAACGGTAAGCTGTTGAACGAGCTTGCGGCCTCACTATCCGCCGCAACCGGTCGTAAGGTAGAAGCACTCCCTGCCGATCTCACCAACAAAGCCGATCTTCGCAAGATTGAAGAGCGTCTGAAGACAGACACTTCCATCACGACCCTCATCAATAACGCTGGCTTCGGCGGTGTCTCTACCCTGCTCGATTCCAACGTGGACGAGATGGAAAATATGATTGAACTGAATATCACGGCGCTCTTGCGGCTCACCAAGGCTGTCGTGCCCGGCCTACTGGAACGTAAGAACGGCGCCATCATCAACATCGCCTCGATCGTCGCATTGAATCCAGAGCTGTTAAATGGTGTTTACAGCGGCACCAAGGCTTTCGTGCTTAACTTGACGCAATCCCTTCATAAGGAAGTCTCAAGCAAGGGCATACAGTTGCAGGCAGTGCTGCCCGGTGCAACGGCCTCAGAGTTCTGGGATCGTGCCGGAGTTGGAGGCCATCAAAACCTTCCCTCAGAGATTGTCATGAGTTCGGAGGAGATGGTCGACGCATCCCTGGTGGCCTTCGATCGCGGTGAGTTAGTGACGATCCCTGCGCTGCCCAACATTGCCGATTGGGACAAATTTGAAGCGGCCCGCATCGCACTGGCACCCAACCTCTCTCACAAGCATTCGGCGGAGCGGTACGGCGTTCGCGAGACTGCGAAACTGTAA
- a CDS encoding TetR/AcrR family transcriptional regulator, which translates to MATISTTREHLLEVGLRQLRTTGYTATGVKEVLDLAHVPKGSFYHYFSSKEAFVSELFDRYAKGEGERAQRVLGDTSIAPLERLRTYFEELISIYGEPGEGAGCLVGAMSLEIADHIPKLQAQLQSMYAGWQHGIADVLRQAIKRGDLAKSTKPDALAEFILNSYEGALVRMKAEQDSSPLRNFQHFIFDIVLKK; encoded by the coding sequence GTGGCCACCATCTCGACAACCCGCGAACATCTTCTCGAAGTCGGTCTCAGGCAACTCCGCACCACTGGCTACACCGCGACCGGCGTCAAAGAGGTACTGGACCTTGCCCATGTGCCAAAGGGTTCCTTCTACCATTACTTCTCCAGCAAAGAGGCTTTTGTCAGCGAGCTCTTCGACCGGTATGCCAAGGGAGAAGGAGAACGGGCGCAGCGCGTCCTCGGAGATACCTCGATTGCTCCGCTGGAGCGGCTGCGAACTTATTTTGAAGAACTGATCTCCATTTACGGAGAGCCGGGAGAGGGCGCAGGGTGCCTCGTCGGGGCGATGAGTCTTGAGATCGCGGACCACATCCCGAAGCTACAGGCCCAGCTTCAATCGATGTATGCGGGCTGGCAGCATGGAATCGCGGACGTGCTTCGCCAGGCAATCAAGCGTGGCGACCTCGCAAAGTCCACCAAGCCCGATGCGCTTGCGGAGTTCATCCTCAACAGCTACGAAGGCGCACTGGTGCGCATGAAAGCCGAGCAGGACAGCAGCCCACTGAGGAATTTTCAGCATTTCATCTTCGATATCGTCTTGAAGAAATAA
- a CDS encoding zinc dependent phospholipase C family protein → MFACGGWFRGGRVWVLGLAAVLLCPRAEYAYSVQTHEQLIDLTWKPSIVPLLMSRFPNLTPAQLNEAHGYAYGGSAIQDLGYYPFGNEFFSDLLHYVRTGDFIRSLLRNAKTPDELAFAIGALSHYVGDTTGHAQATNVAVGMEFPKLAAKYGRSVTYDENPHAHVQVEFAFDVNEISKHRFAPSAYLAKAGLGVSMDLLGRAFFETYGLRLKDEIGSGKRPRMKAYNFGVRRFLPRIAYAETVLHRHSMPDDVQDEEYWKLENALAAVSMDDKWDLYRKHAGIGTYSLAGLIFVLPKFGPLAMLKIKGPSSAGEQDYVKSVNNSVTRMNKVLVELKAGDLATVMNDLPNRDLDTGLRSAPGTYRRTDLTYAKLLGQITAPDHGIKVPTGLRDDIQGYYADAKAPNAAKKDEQTWAKVQTDLVTLKTVPTVAEP, encoded by the coding sequence ATGTTTGCTTGCGGTGGGTGGTTTCGGGGTGGTCGGGTCTGGGTGCTGGGGCTGGCGGCGGTGCTGCTTTGTCCTCGGGCGGAGTATGCGTATTCGGTGCAGACGCATGAGCAACTGATCGATCTGACGTGGAAGCCTTCGATCGTGCCGCTGCTGATGAGCCGGTTCCCGAACCTTACGCCGGCTCAGCTCAACGAGGCGCATGGGTATGCGTATGGCGGGAGCGCGATCCAGGATCTGGGGTACTATCCGTTCGGCAACGAGTTCTTCAGCGATCTGCTGCACTATGTGCGGACGGGCGACTTTATCCGGAGTCTGCTGCGGAATGCGAAGACGCCGGATGAGCTGGCGTTTGCGATTGGGGCGCTTTCACACTATGTGGGCGATACGACGGGACATGCGCAGGCTACGAATGTGGCTGTCGGGATGGAGTTTCCGAAGCTGGCCGCGAAGTATGGGCGCTCCGTGACGTACGACGAGAATCCACACGCACATGTGCAGGTGGAGTTTGCGTTCGATGTGAATGAGATCTCGAAGCACCGGTTTGCGCCTTCGGCCTATCTGGCTAAGGCTGGACTGGGAGTGTCGATGGACCTGCTGGGGCGTGCGTTCTTCGAGACGTATGGGTTGCGGCTGAAGGATGAGATTGGCAGCGGGAAGCGGCCGCGGATGAAGGCTTATAACTTTGGCGTGCGGCGGTTTCTGCCTCGGATTGCGTATGCGGAGACGGTGCTGCATCGGCACAGTATGCCGGACGATGTGCAGGATGAGGAGTACTGGAAGCTCGAGAATGCGCTGGCTGCGGTGAGCATGGATGACAAGTGGGATCTCTACCGGAAGCATGCGGGAATTGGGACGTACTCGCTGGCGGGGCTGATCTTTGTGCTGCCAAAGTTTGGGCCGCTGGCGATGCTGAAGATCAAGGGGCCTAGCTCGGCGGGCGAGCAGGACTATGTCAAGAGCGTGAACAACTCGGTAACGCGGATGAACAAGGTGCTGGTGGAGTTGAAGGCGGGGGACCTTGCGACGGTGATGAACGATCTGCCGAATCGGGATCTGGATACGGGCTTGAGGTCGGCTCCGGGAACGTACAGGCGGACGGATCTGACGTATGCGAAGCTGCTGGGGCAGATTACGGCTCCGGATCATGGGATCAAGGTGCCGACCGGGCTGCGGGATGATATCCAGGGTTATTATGCCGACGCCAAGGCTCCGAACGCGGCGAAGAAGGATGAGCAGACATGGGCCAAGGTGCAGACGGATCTGGTGACGCTGAAGACGGTGCCAACGGTGGCTGAACCATAG
- the kduI gene encoding 5-dehydro-4-deoxy-D-glucuronate isomerase encodes MKTVEMADKVRYSRMTTGELRETFLLEELFKAGSVELAYVDLDRTVVGGAVPTIAALKLETQPELRAEYFCERRELGVLNVGGAGSVSVDGKSFELDKLDCLYVGRGSKDVEFTSKSAEEPACFYLLSYLAHKEYPTAMVKFADLDGLKLGAVETCNKRTIYKAIYKDGLQSCQLVMGFTLLDPGSNWNTMPPHTHMRRSEVYLYFDMDPAHKVIHLMGPPDETKHLMVSDKQVVVSPGWSIHSGVGTKNYTFCWGMGGENQAYDDMDAATIAGLK; translated from the coding sequence ATGAAGACTGTTGAGATGGCGGATAAGGTTCGGTACTCGCGGATGACGACGGGTGAGTTGCGGGAGACGTTTCTGCTGGAAGAGCTGTTCAAGGCTGGGTCGGTTGAGCTGGCTTATGTGGATCTGGACCGGACCGTGGTGGGTGGGGCGGTGCCTACGATCGCGGCGTTGAAGCTGGAGACGCAGCCGGAGCTTCGGGCGGAGTACTTCTGCGAGCGGCGGGAGCTGGGGGTGCTGAACGTTGGTGGGGCCGGCTCAGTCAGCGTGGATGGGAAGAGCTTTGAGCTGGATAAGCTGGATTGCTTGTATGTGGGCCGAGGCAGTAAGGATGTGGAGTTTACGAGTAAGTCGGCTGAAGAGCCGGCTTGCTTTTATTTGTTGAGTTATCTGGCTCACAAGGAATATCCGACGGCTATGGTGAAGTTCGCCGACCTGGACGGGCTGAAGCTGGGGGCGGTGGAGACTTGTAACAAGCGGACTATTTATAAGGCCATCTATAAGGATGGTTTGCAGAGCTGCCAGTTAGTGATGGGCTTCACGCTGCTCGATCCAGGGAGTAACTGGAATACGATGCCGCCGCATACGCATATGCGCCGGAGCGAGGTTTATCTTTACTTCGATATGGACCCCGCGCACAAGGTGATTCACCTGATGGGGCCGCCGGATGAGACGAAGCATCTGATGGTGTCGGATAAGCAGGTGGTGGTGTCGCCGGGCTGGTCGATCCACTCCGGCGTGGGGACGAAGAACTATACGTTCTGCTGGGGGATGGGCGGGGAGAACCAGGCGTATGACGATATGGACGCGGCTACGATTGCGGGGCTGAAGTAG